The following are encoded in a window of Rubellicoccus peritrichatus genomic DNA:
- a CDS encoding two-component regulator propeller domain-containing protein: MIKLLLVGSLPWQNTSHAFNVLPTAEGSPVGNRNVHEEWGVRDGLPSRAVLSIAQSSDGYLWLGTYHGLVRFDGVDFKVFMANTIPGLHNSGVWSLLAHSDGSLWIGTNGGGISVYKNGQFSSISTAKGLPNTVVLSLAEGPDNEVWAGTRFGAAKIKDRDVTGVFPDNGLPGREVYAVAVASDGNVWMGTNEGLARLENEVVKIPDSVGSLAGVSVQALHFDHGDCLWIATQEDGVWVLDGEELKRPHFWDEVESNNWHAIAEDANGTVWVGGDNGLVAFNKFGAQKFEMDEEHKDVSIRSLLFGREDGLWIGTYSDGLHRLKRGKFDMVDLDDEPLETQIFSVAQDGNNYWVAGKGGLWLLNKTKEPRFWGLKDGLPGAELRAVAVDDDGNVWVGEFNNGIARWDGEKFTVFTEADGLPSNRVRAIYVDSSGRVLIGTQEGLAVIVDDEIITLASEHSLLAHTILFIEETPDGILWVGTNGSGAVMYANGEWKGITPEDGLPSGLVFDVYHDGPNATWLATGNGLARLRNGKIDVVTSRHGLPGEPVFFMLKDRYERVWIGSNIGLYSIDQSGLDSVANGEVVDLRPHLFSEDDGMRTREVSAPSVALTDSDGKMWIPTLAGIVQVDPDKMEVNQNPPPVFVDSVEPESDKIESGVVIFPTGVRDISFNFAVPSLSNPEELRVQAMLEGYDEEWREMGNRREINYEDLSPGDYTFRVRAANDDGVWNLKGASYAFRLPHRFYEHPLFWLLCVLLLALVVYLVHRARMLTLKRRQDKLEQLIEQKTHAINEALEKAEAANDAKTQFLANMSHELNTPLNGVLGYASLIGDTELDDDQEDSLEQLVKCSEMLRALINDVLDLAKIEAGKLSLHYERFDLHELLTDAANLFLMEAKTKNLDFELQIADSVPKEVEGDPIRLRQIIFNLLSNAVKFTPAGNVSFSISAAHEIVTFKVKDTGIGIPIEAREKLFAPFSQADDSSTRRFGGTGLGLSICRRLAHAMKGSIAYSSEVGKGTTFRVKLPLKTATGEDTLQGALSK; the protein is encoded by the coding sequence ATGATTAAACTGCTGTTGGTAGGTAGCCTTCCATGGCAAAATACAAGCCACGCTTTTAATGTCCTTCCTACTGCCGAAGGATCACCGGTTGGTAATCGTAATGTTCATGAGGAGTGGGGAGTGCGTGATGGCTTGCCTTCAAGGGCAGTTCTGTCTATTGCTCAATCCAGTGACGGTTACCTTTGGTTGGGGACTTACCATGGGCTGGTTCGTTTTGATGGTGTGGATTTTAAGGTGTTCATGGCTAATACCATTCCCGGGTTGCATAATAGCGGTGTATGGTCCTTGTTGGCCCACTCGGATGGTTCTTTATGGATTGGGACAAATGGTGGAGGTATCTCAGTCTATAAGAATGGCCAGTTTTCATCGATATCCACTGCGAAAGGTTTGCCCAATACCGTTGTATTGAGTCTGGCTGAAGGGCCTGACAATGAAGTGTGGGCTGGTACTCGATTTGGCGCTGCAAAAATAAAAGACCGTGATGTGACTGGTGTTTTTCCAGATAACGGCCTTCCTGGGCGTGAGGTTTATGCTGTCGCAGTCGCATCGGATGGTAATGTTTGGATGGGGACTAATGAAGGTCTGGCCAGATTGGAAAACGAAGTCGTTAAGATTCCTGATAGCGTTGGAAGTTTGGCGGGCGTGTCAGTCCAGGCACTTCATTTTGATCATGGAGATTGCTTGTGGATTGCGACGCAGGAGGACGGAGTCTGGGTGTTGGATGGTGAAGAACTCAAACGACCTCATTTCTGGGATGAGGTTGAAAGCAACAATTGGCACGCAATTGCCGAGGATGCCAATGGCACTGTTTGGGTGGGAGGCGATAATGGGCTTGTTGCTTTTAATAAATTCGGGGCGCAGAAATTCGAGATGGACGAGGAACATAAGGATGTCTCAATCAGGTCGCTGCTCTTTGGACGAGAAGATGGCCTTTGGATTGGAACATATAGCGATGGTTTACATCGTCTAAAGCGCGGCAAGTTCGACATGGTTGATTTGGATGATGAACCCCTGGAGACTCAAATCTTCTCTGTTGCTCAGGATGGTAACAATTATTGGGTGGCTGGAAAAGGCGGACTTTGGTTGCTCAATAAAACAAAGGAACCGCGTTTTTGGGGGCTTAAAGATGGCTTGCCTGGGGCTGAACTTCGAGCTGTAGCCGTAGATGACGATGGAAATGTATGGGTTGGTGAATTTAACAATGGAATTGCCCGTTGGGATGGAGAGAAGTTTACTGTATTCACCGAGGCGGATGGGCTTCCCAGCAATCGGGTTCGGGCAATCTATGTCGATTCGTCTGGTCGCGTACTTATAGGAACTCAAGAAGGACTGGCAGTGATCGTAGATGATGAGATCATAACACTTGCCAGTGAGCATTCACTTTTGGCCCATACGATTCTGTTCATTGAAGAAACCCCGGATGGCATTTTATGGGTGGGAACAAATGGTTCCGGTGCGGTCATGTATGCCAATGGAGAGTGGAAAGGCATCACTCCTGAAGATGGTTTACCATCCGGTTTGGTCTTTGATGTCTATCATGATGGACCGAATGCTACATGGCTGGCTACGGGCAATGGCTTGGCACGTCTTAGAAATGGAAAGATTGATGTTGTTACTTCGCGCCATGGATTACCCGGAGAACCCGTTTTCTTTATGCTCAAAGATCGTTATGAGCGAGTGTGGATCGGTTCCAATATCGGTCTGTACTCTATTGATCAATCCGGTCTTGATAGTGTTGCAAATGGTGAGGTCGTGGATCTGCGTCCACATTTGTTTTCAGAAGATGACGGTATGAGGACTCGTGAGGTTTCTGCACCTTCTGTAGCCTTGACCGACAGTGATGGTAAGATGTGGATACCCACTTTGGCCGGGATCGTTCAAGTGGATCCAGACAAAATGGAAGTAAATCAAAATCCACCACCAGTTTTTGTGGATTCAGTTGAGCCGGAGTCTGATAAAATAGAATCCGGGGTTGTTATTTTTCCAACAGGTGTTCGTGATATCAGTTTTAACTTTGCCGTTCCAAGCCTGAGCAATCCTGAAGAATTACGCGTCCAGGCAATGTTGGAGGGATACGATGAGGAATGGCGTGAGATGGGTAATCGCCGGGAGATCAATTATGAAGACTTATCTCCGGGAGATTATACTTTTCGCGTGCGTGCAGCCAATGATGATGGTGTCTGGAACCTTAAAGGAGCGTCATATGCATTTCGCCTGCCGCACAGGTTTTATGAGCATCCTCTTTTTTGGCTACTCTGTGTCCTATTACTGGCGTTGGTTGTTTATTTGGTCCACCGGGCCCGGATGCTTACGCTCAAGCGTCGTCAGGATAAGCTTGAGCAGTTGATTGAGCAGAAGACTCATGCAATCAATGAAGCATTGGAAAAAGCCGAGGCGGCTAATGATGCCAAGACTCAATTCCTGGCCAATATGTCACACGAGCTGAACACGCCGCTAAATGGTGTCCTGGGTTACGCTTCACTGATTGGAGACACGGAACTTGATGATGATCAGGAGGATTCCCTTGAGCAGCTTGTGAAGTGTTCAGAAATGCTACGTGCCCTGATCAATGACGTATTGGATCTCGCAAAAATTGAAGCAGGCAAGCTGTCACTGCATTATGAGCGATTTGATCTGCATGAATTGCTCACTGATGCAGCAAATCTGTTTTTAATGGAGGCGAAGACTAAAAATCTGGATTTCGAGTTGCAGATTGCCGATTCCGTTCCGAAAGAAGTTGAGGGAGACCCGATCAGGCTTCGACAGATCATTTTTAACTTACTCAGCAATGCAGTGAAGTTCACTCCCGCAGGTAATGTCAGTTTTTCTATCTCTGCGGCTCATGAGATTGTAACATTCAAAGTCAAGGATACCGGTATCGGGATTCCAATAGAGGCGAGAGAGAAACTCTTCGCTCCTTTTTCACAAGCCGATGATTCGAGCACAAGGCGGTTTGGCGGGACGGGCCTGGGATTATCCATTTGCCGCAGATTGGCCCATGCGATGAAGGGAAGTATCGCATACTCAAGCGAAGTAGGGAAGGGGACGACTTTCAGGGTAAAGCTGCCTCTGAAAACTGCCACTGGAGAGGATACGCTTCAAGGGGCTTTAAGCAAGTAG
- a CDS encoding thioredoxin-like domain-containing protein has product MKKIACLSLIFIINVSVQARVWTDSEGRSMEADFVQTQQTADGTMVVFRKDDGMRYQFPLSKLSAEDQKLIKEGGVKKVEEPTTPKLRDKTSFEEAISSNLVQLDGRRLKGVSSDAMEPKEYYAIYYSAHWCPPCRKFTPKLVNFYKKQKRKHDDFEIIFVSSDRSEEAMEEYMEETSMRWFALDYDKKKRARDLTQFSGKGIPCLVVVDKDGNVLSHSYDGTKYLGPTKVMNDLEDMLSQKSS; this is encoded by the coding sequence ATGAAAAAAATAGCCTGTCTCTCTCTCATTTTCATTATCAACGTATCGGTTCAAGCACGAGTCTGGACGGATTCCGAAGGTCGATCGATGGAGGCCGATTTTGTTCAGACCCAGCAAACTGCTGACGGAACCATGGTGGTTTTTCGAAAAGACGATGGAATGCGTTATCAGTTTCCACTTTCAAAGCTAAGTGCCGAGGACCAGAAATTAATCAAAGAAGGTGGTGTCAAAAAGGTGGAAGAGCCGACAACCCCTAAACTTCGAGACAAGACCAGCTTCGAAGAGGCGATATCAAGCAATCTCGTGCAATTGGATGGTCGTCGTCTTAAGGGAGTTTCATCGGATGCCATGGAGCCAAAAGAGTATTATGCCATATATTATTCGGCTCATTGGTGTCCGCCATGTCGCAAGTTCACTCCAAAACTGGTAAATTTCTACAAAAAGCAGAAGCGAAAGCATGATGACTTTGAGATCATTTTTGTCAGCAGTGACAGGAGCGAGGAAGCGATGGAAGAATATATGGAGGAAACTTCAATGCGTTGGTTTGCTCTTGATTATGATAAGAAAAAGAGAGCCCGCGATCTGACCCAATTCAGTGGAAAGGGGATTCCCTGTCTTGTTGTTGTGGATAAGGACGGAAATGTTCTCTCGCACAGCTACGACGGTACAAAATACCTTGGTCCAACCAAAGTCATGAATGACCTTGAGGATATGCTGTCCCAAAAGTCTTCTTAG